TCGGCCAAGCACCACGGCATGTGGATGTCCTCGCGCGGCCTGGCCGCCCTCCTATTCTTCACCCTGTTCCAGTTCTCCCTCCTGGATGGCCCGATGTGGCTCGCCCGAGCCGCCGATCGCTTCGGGTGGCTTGCACAAGTCCTCGGTGCCCTATTGGGCTTGGTCGTCGTCCTCGCGATCCTCGACCTGGCCGCACGGTTTCCGGGCCAGACGGTCTACCAGTACGCAGGTGCGATCCTCCCGCGCCCGGTAGCCTTCGCAGCCAACGGTGCCTTGCTGTCGTACAGCCTCCTCTTCCTCGGCTACTTCCTGCGCCAGTTCGTCGACGTGGTGCAGACCTACCTCCTCCCGCGGACGCCGTCGTGGGCCATCGCGACCCTGGTGGTGGCGGGGATCGTGCTGGTGGTGGGCCTGGGGCCGCTGGCGTTGAACCGGCTGGCGCAGATGCTCCTGGTGCCGGTGTTGGCCGCAGCCGGGACCATGTTCCTCTTGTCTCTGCGCAATGTGGATCCCCTGCACCTCCTGCCGCTGTGGCCGGTGCCGGCGACCGTCCTCGCCGCCGCCCCCACCGCGGGGTTCGCGCCCTTCATCCCAATCAAGCACCTGACGGTCCAGCTGGCGACGGTGCGCGATCCCCGGCGCCAGGTGCGCACCGTGGTGGGCGTCTACCTCGGGGTGGCGGCCTTCAAGGTGGCGGTCACCGCCGCGACCCTGGCCACGTTCAGCCCCCGGGCGGTGGCGCTGATGGGGTGGCCGACGCTGGAGGCCTTGCGCATCGTCCAGGTGCCGCTGGCGCTGCTCGAGGAACTCGGCCTGCCCGGCCTGGTGGTCTACCAGGTCGTGCTGTTCGTCTCCAGCGCCGTGTACTTCGTCACCGACTACATCGGGCTGCCGGTGTGGCTGGGTCTGGGTCCCCGGGCGATGCCCTACCTCCTGCCGGCCCTGGCCGTGGGCGCGCTGGCCGTGGGCCTCTGGCCCCAGGACCAGTCCCAGATGGACGCCCTGCGGCGCGTCGTGGTCTACGGCGGCCTGTACGCCGCGGCGGCCTACCCCTTGCTGCTGTGGGCGGTGGCCCGCCTGCGGCGCCTGGGGGTGGCGCCGCCATGAGGCCCCATCCCGGGGGTGGCCGGCCATCTCAGGGAGCCCCTTGGAGGTCCGGTGGCCGCAGGGCGCCGGCCTGGGACCGCCCCGGGGGAGGCCTGCTGCTGAGGCCCGGGCCCAGGCGGCCTGGCGGGCGGGGCGGGGCCGCGGCCCGTGCGGGGGCGGCCCCGCCGCCGACGCCTTGCCGGGCGGAGGTCGACCCCGACGGCCTGGCGGGCCGGGTCCGTGGCCGGCGGGCGGCGCGCCGGCGGGCGGCGGCCCTGCTCCTGCTGGCCGCGTTCCTCCTCGCGGGTTGCTGGGACCTGGAGGAGATCGACCGGCGGACCGTGGTGCTCGGCCTGGTCTTCGACCTGGCACCCGGCGGCGGCTGGCGGATGCTGGCCACCGTCCCCGATCCCCGCGCCCTGGTGC
The sequence above is drawn from the Thermaerobacter sp. FW80 genome and encodes:
- a CDS encoding GerAB/ArcD/ProY family transporter; amino-acid sequence: MPRRQRERDGQPIRPPVRAGAPRRARPSAKHHGMWMSSRGLAALLFFTLFQFSLLDGPMWLARAADRFGWLAQVLGALLGLVVVLAILDLAARFPGQTVYQYAGAILPRPVAFAANGALLSYSLLFLGYFLRQFVDVVQTYLLPRTPSWAIATLVVAGIVLVVGLGPLALNRLAQMLLVPVLAAAGTMFLLSLRNVDPLHLLPLWPVPATVLAAAPTAGFAPFIPIKHLTVQLATVRDPRRQVRTVVGVYLGVAAFKVAVTAATLATFSPRAVALMGWPTLEALRIVQVPLALLEELGLPGLVVYQVVLFVSSAVYFVTDYIGLPVWLGLGPRAMPYLLPALAVGALAVGLWPQDQSQMDALRRVVVYGGLYAAAAYPLLLWAVARLRRLGVAPP